In Bacteroidales bacterium, the sequence GACAATATAAATTATGAATGAGATACCCATTGCCACGATTGCTGCCATGAATGCATATTGAAAACCTCTGCTGAATACGTCAAGATATTGATTACAGAAAGCTGTAAAGTCGGTAACGGGTCCGCCGCTTAAAACGGCATCATTAGCATATTCTGATAAACGGGCCATAGAACTGCTGTTCATTGCACTTCCTTCGTTGAGGTATTGATGACATAGCTCCGGAAGAGATCCGTTATAGTCGAAATTATTAACTTTTAACCACCAGTTTCTGACACCAATAGCAATGAAAGGAGCAAAGAATCCGCCTATGTTGATAAACATGTAGAAAATTTGAAACCCGGCATCTCTTTTGTCGGAATATTTTGGATTATCATACATTTGTCCTACAAGAGCTTGTAAGTTACCTTTGAACAATCCGTTTCCGAAAGCAATTACTAAAAGCCCGAAACAGGTTAAAAGTAAATATAATGCCATATTAGGTACTGGGGTCGGTGTTGGAAATGCTATAATTAGATAACCGACAGCCATTAGAATTAAACCGACCATAATGGTTCCTTTGTAATTTTTTGTTTTGTCTGCGATTAAACCGCCGGCCAAAGCTAAGATATAAATTGATGCATAAAATGCAGAATAAATATATCCGGTGGTTTTTTCGTTAAGACCAAACTTAGCCGAGATAAACAATGTAAGGATCGCCATCATGATGTAGAAACCAAAACGCTCGCCCATGTTAGAAAGGGCAGCTCCTAGTAAACCTTTAGGGTGATTTTTAAACATAAATATAAATTTTAATTAATAAATTTGATTCAAAATTAATTGCATGCGAAGATAATTAAAAAGTTAAGATTATATAATTTTTTTAACTTTTCAAACGGAATTTTTTTAACAAAATGTTAGTATGTGTATATTTTATTTTGTTAAAGTATTGATATATACCGAAAAGCGAAATGGTTTAAACCCCAAGGCAGATTCCAAGTCCGAGAGCTGTTTTCATTAAAGCAGTATCCCATGTAACAAGGTTGGGTTTTTGAATTGCTTCCTTTAATGTAACATAAGTAATTCTCGGATGTCTGTAAGAAACCATCGTGCCGAATTTTCTTTCCATAACTAATTCAAAAGCTTTAACTCCGAATTGCGAAGCCAAAACCCTGTCATATGCAACCGGAACACCACCACGTTGCAGATGTCCCAATACAGTTGTTCTGATACTGTGTTCGCATCCGGCCTCTTTTAATTCATTTTCAAGTTGAAACCCGACACCGCCGAGAATTCTGTTGTTGTAACCCGGTTCATTGCTTTCCCTTGCTACATAATTACCATTGATGTTTCTTGCTCCTTCTGCAATGACAATATTTATAAATCCGCGACCTCTGTTGAAGCGCGAACCTATTTTATCCATTACTTTATTGATGTTATATGGAAATTCGGGTAATAAACATACTTCGGCGCCGCCTGCAACAGCAGAGTTTAATGCTATCCATCCGGCATCTCTGCCCATTACTTCAAGAATTTGTACACGATTGTGGCTGGCAGCCGTTGTTACTAATTTATCAACTGCATCTGTAGCAATTTCTACAGCAGTTTGAAATCCGAATGTAGAATCCGTTGCCGATAAATCATTATCTATAGTTTTTGGAACTCCGACAATGTTCAAACCTTTTTCAAAGAGAGCCTGGGATATCCTTTGTGAGCCGTCGCCACCTACATTAATCACAGCATCAATTCCGAGATAACCTATTTTACGAATCATTTCGTCGGAACGGTCAACAGTAGTCCATGTGCCGTCTTTCTCTTTTACCGGCCAACTGAAAGGACCTCCCTTGTTTGTTGTTTGAAGAATAGTTCCGCCTTGATAATGAATTCCTCTAACTGCATTTTCATCTAAAACTACTATTTCTGTAGGTTCACGTAAAATTCCGTTAAAGGCTTCTATAGAGCCTACCACTTCCCAATCCTTTTCTTGAGAAGCACGGTTAACAACTGCTCTTATTACCGCGTTCAAACCGGGACAATCGCCGCCACCTGTAACAATCATTACTCTTTTCATGTGAAAATAAGTTTAATTTATTGATAGTTGATTAATTAATAGGATCATATTTAATCATGAGGCCCGTTTTATTTACTATGATAACACGTTTGCGTAATGATTTGATGAAACTGTTTTTACGGTGCAAAGATAGTTCTTTTAATTGTGAATTAAGGTTTAGGAGTGATAATTATTGTATAAAAAAAGTGAAATAACAATTATAGTATTTCGAGTTAGAACCAAAAATCAATCACTAAAAATCATCGCATTTATCATGCAATTTCTTGATTTGTTTGAGATGGAACGGGAATTCGAACTTTGAGTTCTAATTTCAAAACCTTAACAACACGGCTCCGGCTGAGTATCCGCCTCCGAAAACTGTTATTCCTATGTAATCGCCGGACTTAAATTTATCTATATTTTCCAGCATTACAAGAAATGCACTTGCTGAACCGGTATTCCCGTATTTGTCGATATTTATCAAACTTCTTTCTTCCGGAATTTCCAATAAATGCAGCATGCTGTTTATTATTCGCTTATTTGCCTGATGTGCTATTATGTATGATAAATCGTTAATAGTTATTCCCTGTCCCTCAATAACTTTATTTAAAGAGTTAATCATATATTTAGTAGCATTGAGAAAAACATCTCTCCCGTCTTGCATAACTATCCCTTTATCTTTCGGTTGCAGATAAACCCCATCAGGACCTTTGCCTATATGTCCTAATCCTTGCGTTGTTATGTTTAAAACCTCCGGTTCGCCGTCTTTATATCTTGACTTAGAAAGTAAAAGTGCAACAGCAGCATCTCCCCATAAATGACCGCTTTGCGGATCTTCTTCGTTACTATAGTATGTATTATGTTCGGAACATATTATCAATGCTTTGGATGCTTTATTAGATAAAAAATAAGTTTCAACTATTTCCAAAGCATTTACTAAAGAAGAACATGCCGATGAGATCATTAAAGCTTTTGCATTTTTTATTTTGAACTCTCTCTGAACTTTATGGGCAAGCGAGCCTACGGTATCAATGGGTGTGTAACCGGCGCTGATAATTAAATCTATATCTTCTATATTGTAAGGAATTGTTTTTAAAGCATTCTCGACGGCTTTGATTCCCATTGTAACTCCATCTTCACCTTCATCGACTTTTGAGCGGGTTTCAATTCCGGTACGCTGAAGTATCCATTCGTTGGTTAAGCCATTAACATTTAAAAAATAATCATTATAAATTCTTTTTGTAGGTATATAATAACCCGTAGCATTAATATACATAAATTATCTGTTAAATTTTATTTTCATTATATAAATCATCATTAATTAAACCCTTGATTATAAGAAACATTTTCTTTTTTAATGCTTCCTTCTTTTCAAGATTAGATTCATCTAATATTCCTCTGATATACGGAACATCTAAACCTTGCATTATAAAATGTGTCAATACGGCAGCTTGGTAAGAATCGGAAGATATATTAAAAACCTTTTTCTCAACGCCTTCGGAAAAGATTCTTTCCAATAAGTTAATTTCTTTCTTTTCAAATTTCCTTCTGAATAATTCTACATTAACCGTGTTTTTAAAAAATTCTGCGTGTAAAGATCCGTTTCTTATAACTATTTCACGAACGGATTCCATTCGCGTTACAACAAATTTGGTTAATTTTTCTAATGGGTCAATATTCATTGCCGCGATAGATTCCAGTGAGGAAACCACATAACTTAACTCTTCATCAATTATGGCATTGATTATTTCTTTTTTATTTTTAAAATAAGTGTACAATGTTCGTCTGCCTTTTTTAGATTCATTTGCTATGTCATTCATAGTAGTGTTGGTATAGCCGTGAATGCTGAATAAATTTCTTGCGGCGTCAATCAGGTCTTGTTTTGTTGATTTCATACTCTCATTGTTTTTGCACATTTTATTAAAAAACGTGCAAAAGTACATTTTTTTTAATAAAGTATGAAAAAAAATGGAGTTTTCTTATACTTTTTGATGTATGTATTCTTAACTTTTATAATTATAGTGTAAATAATTTAATATTTCAAAATTGAATTTATTCCGATGTTGTGTCAAGATATTAAAAGTCAGATAAATAAATAATTGTCTAATATGTGCAATTCTTATTTATTTTACATGCGTTACAAAATAAAAATTACTATATTTGCATTTCATATATAATGAAAACACGAGAAGAAATAGTAAAAAATTGGCTTCCTCGATATACAGGTTGCAAGCTTGAAGATATTGGAGAATATATCTTGTTGACGAATTTTCAGAAATATGTTGAAATATTCGCTCAAAAGAATAATGTTCCTATTGTCGGATTAGATAAAGCTATGCCTAATGCAACCGCCGATAATATAACTATTATAAATTTCGGTATGGGTAGTCCTAACGCCGCTACGATTATGGATTTACTTTCGGCAAAAATTCCCAAAGCAGTATTATTCCTTGGAAAAACAGGCGGAACAAAAATTAAGAATAAACTCGGCGATTTAATTTTACCTATTGCTGCAATCCGCGGCGAAGGTACTTCCGATGATTATTTTCCTCCCGAAGTTCCCAGTTTGCCGGCTTTCAATTTACAAAAAGCTATTTCATCCGCAATAATTGATGCAGGTAGGGATTATTGGACTGGCACTGTTTATACTACTAACCGTCGTGTTTGGGAGCATGATGAGGAGTTTAAAGAATATCTGCTGAAAATAAAAGTTATTGCAGTTGATATGGAAACCGCAACTCTTTTTTCGGTCGGATTTAAAAATTCTATACCTACGGGAGCGTTACTTTTAGTTTCAGATAAACCGATGATTTCCGAAGGTGTTAAAACTGAAGAAAGCGATAAACATGTTACCGAAACTTTTGTCGAACAACATGTGGATATAGGTACGGATGCATTGCGGCAGCTAATTAGTCATGGTATAATTGTAAAGCATCTTCGCTTCGAAGATAACGAACCGGATAATTCCTTCCATTAATAATTTATGAAATACGAAGAATTATTATTTAATCTTAAAAATAGAATTTATAATCCGGTGTATTTTCTGACCGGAGAACAAACTTATTATATAGATTCCTTAACATCAATATTTGAAAACGATGTTTTGTCGGAAGATGAACGTGATTTTAATCTTTCTATATTATACGGCAAGGATGTTACGGCAAAGGATGTAGCGGCTCAAGCGAAGCAATACCCGATGATGGCTACTTATCAGGTTCTTATTGTAAAAGAAGCCCAGGATATTTCGAAAATTGAAGCTTTGGAAAGTTATGTTAGTAATCCTTTGTCGTCAACAATACTGGTTTTATGTTATAAATACAAAAAACTTGACGGTAGAACTTCCTTTTACAAGACACTTAAGAATAAGGCCGTTCTTTTTGAGGCTCCGAAGATTTATGATAATGAGGTTCCGTCTTGGATTGAGCAGCAATGTGCAAAGATGGGTTATAAAATATCCCCGAAAGCTGCCGTAATGATTGCCCAACATATTGGCTCCGACCTTCAAAAAATTGTCAATGAATTAGAAAAACTTTCAATCGTAATTCCTAAATCGTCAACTATTAACGAAGATCATGTTGAAAAACATGTAGGAGTTAGTAAAGAGTATAATATATTTGAATTGCAGAATGCAGTTGGTGGTAGAAACATCAATAAAGCTTATCAGATTGTTATGTATTTTGCGGAAAATGAAAAAGCTATGTCGTTGCCCGGATTGGTTGTAAATCTTTATCAGTTTTTTACAAAACTTATGAAGTACCATTTCGTCAATGATAAAAGCAAACAAAATATGGCTTCGGTTTTGGGCGTAAATCCGTTTTTTGTAAAGGATTACGCTTTAGCAGCATCTGTTTATCCTCCAAAAAAAATTTCGTCAATATTTTTAATATTGCAAGAATATGATTTGAAATCAAAAGGAGTAGATAATGTTAACAGTACTCCGGGCGAACTTATGAAAGAAATGATTTATAAAATATTACATTAATTATATATAATTTATTATGAAAAAAATTTTATTATTCTTCTCAATTATTATTGTTTTTATAAATGGCTATAGCCAGAATATTCCTAAGATAGATCCTGAATTGCAAAAGGAGATGCAATTAATGGATAATGAAGATCTTGTTAAAGTTAATATTGTTATGAAAGCTCAGTACGACCAGTTTGAACTTCGTAATAAGACTAATGTTTTGAAAACTAAAGAAGATAAACGTGACTTTGTTGTTTCGGAATTAAAAAAATATTCCAAAGAAGAGCAACGCATAGTAGCCGATTATCTGGATTTTTTCTCTAAAAGTAGTAATGTAAAAGAAATTAAATCTCACTGGCTTTATAATGGAATTGATTGTTATGCAACGAAGAATGCTATTGAAGAAATCGCATCTTTAGAAGATGTTTTAACGATTGGGCTTGAACAAATGCATTATGCGCTTTTTGATAATGAAAAACCAAAACCGGCAGAAGCAGGTTCTAAAGAAATAACTTATAATGTTACAAAAGTTAGGGCTAATGACGTTTGGGATGAATTAGGGGTTACAGGAGAAGGCATAATTGTTTCTGTTTTGGATTCGGGAGTTAATTATAACCATAATGATATTAAAAATCAAATGTGGCAGAGTGCCGAATATCCATACCATGGTTATAATTTTATTAATAATAATAATGATCCTATGGATGATCATAGCCATGGGACGCATTGTGCGGGAACAGTTGCCGGTAACGGCGCTTCCGGCTCTCAAACGGGTATGGCTCCTGATGCTACAATAATGGCAATAAAGATTCTTAATTCCGGCGGAGGTGGTACTGTTAGCGGTACATGCAGCGGTATAGAATTTTCTGTAGAGCACGGGGCGCATATTTTAAGTATGTCGATAGGCTGGGCATTAGGGATGCTTAGTGATGCCGAGAGAATTATGTTTAGAACCACTATGGCTAATACACTTGAGGCAGGTGTTGTTGCTTCAGTTGCAGCTGGAAATGAGGGAGATCGCTTATATACATATCCTATCCCCAATAATGTTAGAACCCCAGGAAATTGTCCTCCGCCGTGGTTACATCCGGACCAAACTATTGAAGGAGGATTAACCTGTGTTGTGTGTGTTGGCGCAACCGACTCGAATGATAATATCGCAGATTTTTCTTC encodes:
- a CDS encoding ATP-dependent 6-phosphofructokinase → MKRVMIVTGGGDCPGLNAVIRAVVNRASQEKDWEVVGSIEAFNGILREPTEIVVLDENAVRGIHYQGGTILQTTNKGGPFSWPVKEKDGTWTTVDRSDEMIRKIGYLGIDAVINVGGDGSQRISQALFEKGLNIVGVPKTIDNDLSATDSTFGFQTAVEIATDAVDKLVTTAASHNRVQILEVMGRDAGWIALNSAVAGGAEVCLLPEFPYNINKVMDKIGSRFNRGRGFINIVIAEGARNINGNYVARESNEPGYNNRILGGVGFQLENELKEAGCEHSIRTTVLGHLQRGGVPVAYDRVLASQFGVKAFELVMERKFGTMVSYRHPRITYVTLKEAIQKPNLVTWDTALMKTALGLGICLGV
- a CDS encoding ketoacyl-ACP synthase III, yielding MYINATGYYIPTKRIYNDYFLNVNGLTNEWILQRTGIETRSKVDEGEDGVTMGIKAVENALKTIPYNIEDIDLIISAGYTPIDTVGSLAHKVQREFKIKNAKALMISSACSSLVNALEIVETYFLSNKASKALIICSEHNTYYSNEEDPQSGHLWGDAAVALLLSKSRYKDGEPEVLNITTQGLGHIGKGPDGVYLQPKDKGIVMQDGRDVFLNATKYMINSLNKVIEGQGITINDLSYIIAHQANKRIINSMLHLLEIPEERSLINIDKYGNTGSASAFLVMLENIDKFKSGDYIGITVFGGGYSAGAVLLRF
- a CDS encoding TetR/AcrR family transcriptional regulator codes for the protein MKSTKQDLIDAARNLFSIHGYTNTTMNDIANESKKGRRTLYTYFKNKKEIINAIIDEELSYVVSSLESIAAMNIDPLEKLTKFVVTRMESVREIVIRNGSLHAEFFKNTVNVELFRRKFEKKEINLLERIFSEGVEKKVFNISSDSYQAAVLTHFIMQGLDVPYIRGILDESNLEKKEALKKKMFLIIKGLINDDLYNENKI
- the holA gene encoding DNA polymerase III subunit delta, which translates into the protein MKYEELLFNLKNRIYNPVYFLTGEQTYYIDSLTSIFENDVLSEDERDFNLSILYGKDVTAKDVAAQAKQYPMMATYQVLIVKEAQDISKIEALESYVSNPLSSTILVLCYKYKKLDGRTSFYKTLKNKAVLFEAPKIYDNEVPSWIEQQCAKMGYKISPKAAVMIAQHIGSDLQKIVNELEKLSIVIPKSSTINEDHVEKHVGVSKEYNIFELQNAVGGRNINKAYQIVMYFAENEKAMSLPGLVVNLYQFFTKLMKYHFVNDKSKQNMASVLGVNPFFVKDYALAASVYPPKKISSIFLILQEYDLKSKGVDNVNSTPGELMKEMIYKILH
- a CDS encoding AMP nucleosidase translates to MKTREEIVKNWLPRYTGCKLEDIGEYILLTNFQKYVEIFAQKNNVPIVGLDKAMPNATADNITIINFGMGSPNAATIMDLLSAKIPKAVLFLGKTGGTKIKNKLGDLILPIAAIRGEGTSDDYFPPEVPSLPAFNLQKAISSAIIDAGRDYWTGTVYTTNRRVWEHDEEFKEYLLKIKVIAVDMETATLFSVGFKNSIPTGALLLVSDKPMISEGVKTEESDKHVTETFVEQHVDIGTDALRQLISHGIIVKHLRFEDNEPDNSFH